A window of the Hymenobacter sp. GOD-10R genome harbors these coding sequences:
- a CDS encoding alpha/beta hydrolase yields the protein MKNINEIISGILFFLACNLSTHAQQNHSKSVVVDGKKIGYKMFNIQGRKNGDPIVVFESGLGGGIFDPILPFLPANIASVQYDRPGIGQSEPDSGIISDSQLIKRLHTLLLTLHIKPPYLLVGHSIGGPYIRLFAAEFPEDVSGLVFSDPTDFMLSSEENEKARMNSQSATGYQQLSTILIKMMAENKDFGPGTRNDALRALKANASGYFYEYSNLPRLKDKIAVTVIISYNKPIEAPDEEMNKKLSLGINFKPWWKEYDNLRIQHYSDLIKDNDNSKIILLPKYSHGIYYQNPELVAKLIVENFLSYRKR from the coding sequence ATGAAAAATATAAACGAAATTATTTCGGGCATTTTGTTTTTTCTTGCTTGTAATCTTTCAACTCATGCTCAGCAGAATCATAGTAAATCGGTTGTTGTTGACGGGAAGAAAATAGGTTATAAAATGTTTAATATTCAAGGCAGAAAAAACGGTGACCCCATTGTTGTTTTCGAGTCAGGATTAGGAGGTGGAATATTCGACCCAATTCTTCCGTTTCTTCCAGCAAATATTGCGAGCGTTCAGTATGATAGGCCCGGAATTGGACAGTCCGAACCGGATTCTGGAATCATTTCTGATTCCCAACTTATAAAACGACTCCATACGTTACTGCTAACGTTACATATAAAACCGCCCTATCTATTAGTTGGGCATTCTATAGGCGGGCCTTATATAAGATTATTTGCGGCCGAATTTCCAGAGGATGTTTCTGGCCTTGTTTTCTCGGACCCAACTGACTTCATGCTATCATCAGAGGAGAACGAAAAAGCGAGAATGAACTCTCAAAGTGCTACGGGGTACCAACAACTCTCCACTATACTTATAAAAATGATGGCAGAAAATAAAGATTTTGGCCCAGGCACAAGGAATGATGCACTAAGAGCTTTGAAAGCAAATGCATCGGGTTACTTCTATGAGTATAGCAACTTACCCCGACTAAAAGATAAAATTGCTGTAACAGTGATTATTTCGTACAACAAGCCGATTGAAGCACCCGATGAAGAAATGAACAAAAAGCTTAGCTTGGGAATTAATTTCAAACCTTGGTGGAAGGAGTATGATAATTTAAGAATCCAACACTATTCCGACTTAATAAAGGACAATGATAATAGCAAAATTATTTTGCTGCCAAAATACAGCCATGGTATATATTATCAAAACCCGGAACTAGTGGCGAAACTGATTGTTGAAAATTTTCTTAGCTACAGAAAAAGATGA
- a CDS encoding LytTR family DNA-binding domain-containing protein has product MMRAIALDDEPVALEVIQLLAQKVSVLDVTAYFTDCFAASEYVRHHPVDLVFLDINMPDMSGLEWLRSIASPPLVVFTTAYSEHAVQSYELNAVDYLLKPFSAARFLLACHKAYDQYTVRHQGPSRLSASTALFLKSGYEQIRVLLQDILYVESQGNYVQFITTGQKVLTRLTMQEVAQLLPAHAFVRIHRSYFVAKNHITKLDRTTVWVHHVALPIGPGFAEQLAHITG; this is encoded by the coding sequence ATGATGCGTGCCATTGCCCTTGACGACGAACCCGTAGCGCTGGAAGTTATCCAACTGCTGGCGCAGAAAGTGAGTGTGTTGGACGTAACGGCCTACTTCACGGATTGTTTTGCTGCTTCCGAGTACGTGCGTCACCACCCGGTTGACCTGGTTTTTCTGGACATCAACATGCCCGATATGTCGGGCCTGGAGTGGCTGCGCTCGATTGCCAGCCCCCCGCTGGTGGTATTCACGACGGCCTACAGCGAACATGCCGTGCAGAGTTATGAACTAAACGCGGTCGACTACTTGCTCAAACCCTTCTCCGCCGCCCGCTTCCTACTGGCCTGCCACAAAGCGTACGACCAGTACACGGTACGCCACCAAGGGCCCAGCCGGCTGAGCGCTTCCACGGCCCTGTTCTTGAAAAGCGGCTACGAACAAATTCGCGTGCTGCTGCAGGATATTCTGTACGTGGAAAGCCAGGGCAACTACGTGCAATTCATCACCACCGGCCAGAAAGTACTCACGCGCCTGACCATGCAGGAGGTAGCGCAATTGCTCCCGGCTCACGCGTTCGTTCGCATTCACCGCTCCTACTTTGTGGCCAAAAACCACATCACCAAACTGGACCGCACCACAGTTTGGGTTCACCATGTAGCCTTGCCGATTGGGCCTGGCTTTGCCGAGCAGCTCGCGCATATCACGGGCTAG
- a CDS encoding sensor histidine kinase has protein sequence MGTKWRDHERLLVTLLTGITSAGYCWYVHTPEISRLAAAFSEHRQPFNQYFNLLGPQLAVVLALYVGYRWANYSFLTVRARWTSQGLTITALRSLVWTIFQLALVAFFMALVANVATYYAHPHYISYGLSFRLLSLFGYHEQPLLDVFTGLDRALGLLLGFGLYVGVREAVLHWVEQPGPRRTYRVVVTNQITALVTVYVCLGRLLGAFNLVSEESLLVYLFIIPPMAGLYLSTTYWLLPSATPTTRQEAPAFLLRLFALSFLWTFPFALLLTRFVFHENFLLVLLGGWTIQVVVTLPISWFLYQQRQDTLLQLRGVEQQLVHSAVELHRLRSQINPHFLFNALNTLYGTALKERAEATAEGVQRLGDMMRFMLEENTQDFISLDREIGYLENYIALQKLRTPPSPTLCIETTMQPPSRPYQIAPMLLLPFVENAFKHGVSPREPSWVHIQLTCEQESLRFTVRNSRHVRAQNDLEKPGMGIGLQNVTERLRLLYGGRYQLSCQEEGTDFVVHLVVPLFTHE, from the coding sequence ATGGGTACGAAATGGCGAGACCATGAACGGCTGCTTGTCACTCTGCTGACAGGAATCACCAGTGCCGGCTACTGCTGGTACGTGCATACGCCGGAAATCAGCCGCTTGGCTGCTGCTTTTAGCGAGCATCGACAACCGTTCAACCAGTACTTCAATTTGCTGGGGCCCCAGCTAGCCGTGGTGCTGGCCTTGTACGTGGGCTACCGCTGGGCCAACTATAGTTTCCTAACGGTACGAGCACGCTGGACGTCGCAGGGGCTGACCATTACGGCACTTCGCTCGCTCGTCTGGACTATTTTTCAACTGGCTCTGGTAGCTTTCTTTATGGCACTGGTGGCCAATGTAGCCACGTATTATGCGCATCCGCATTACATTAGTTATGGTCTGAGCTTCCGCCTGCTAAGCCTGTTTGGCTACCATGAGCAGCCTTTACTTGATGTCTTTACCGGTCTGGACCGAGCACTGGGGCTGCTGCTAGGCTTTGGGCTGTATGTAGGCGTACGGGAAGCGGTCCTCCACTGGGTGGAACAACCCGGTCCACGCCGCACCTACCGGGTAGTAGTGACTAACCAAATAACCGCGCTGGTCACGGTGTATGTGTGCTTGGGTCGGTTGCTAGGGGCGTTTAATCTGGTTAGTGAGGAGTCCTTGCTGGTGTATCTCTTCATCATTCCTCCCATGGCCGGGCTATACCTGAGCACCACCTACTGGCTGCTGCCAAGTGCAACGCCAACAACTCGACAGGAGGCGCCAGCCTTTCTGCTACGCCTCTTCGCCCTTTCCTTTCTCTGGACCTTCCCCTTTGCGCTGCTGCTGACTCGATTCGTCTTTCATGAAAATTTTCTCCTCGTACTGCTTGGTGGCTGGACGATACAAGTAGTCGTGACCCTCCCGATTTCGTGGTTTTTGTACCAGCAACGGCAGGATACCTTGTTGCAGTTACGCGGCGTCGAGCAGCAATTGGTGCACTCGGCGGTGGAGCTACACCGATTACGGTCCCAAATCAATCCGCACTTCTTGTTCAACGCCTTGAACACGCTGTACGGCACGGCCCTGAAGGAGCGGGCCGAAGCCACCGCCGAAGGGGTGCAACGGCTAGGCGACATGATGCGCTTCATGCTGGAGGAAAACACGCAGGACTTCATTTCCCTTGACCGGGAGATTGGCTACCTGGAGAATTACATCGCCTTGCAAAAGCTGCGGACCCCGCCCTCGCCTACGCTATGCATTGAGACGACTATGCAGCCGCCGTCTCGCCCGTACCAAATTGCCCCCATGCTGCTGCTGCCGTTCGTGGAAAATGCCTTTAAACATGGTGTCAGCCCCAGGGAACCCTCGTGGGTACATATTCAGCTGACGTGTGAGCAGGAATCCCTCCGCTTTACGGTGCGCAACAGCCGGCACGTGCGGGCGCAAAACGACCTGGAAAAGCCGGGTATGGGCATCGGACTGCAAAACGTGACCGAACGCCTGCGCCTGCTCTACGGCGGCCGCTATCAGCTTAGCTGCCAAGAAGAGGGAACCGACTTTGTCGTACACTTGGTAGTGCCGCTGTTTACCCACGAGTGA
- a CDS encoding alpha/beta fold hydrolase, whose product MNLHFVRRGTGRPLLLVHGIGGSWRSWNTILDVLAAERDVLAVDLPGHGATPQLAGENSIATLADAVTGFLTQHELLGIDAVGSSMGARLVLELARRGGVLGAVVALDPGGFWQGWQIPFFYHSVDLSVKLVKALQPVMPALAGSALGRTVLLPQFSARPWAVEAQLARDEMHSFAHSPAFAELLDQLAHGPVQQPAPQGSIPAPLVIGWGRQDRVCWPSQSKLALAKFPDARLYWFAHCGHFPQWDQPAEAARLILAVTSRQPFPEASLARAKPAKAAPAWPTVAVAGAALALVAGSLWRRSARRNGRQQDR is encoded by the coding sequence ATGAACCTGCACTTTGTTCGCCGCGGCACCGGCCGCCCTCTGTTACTAGTACACGGCATCGGCGGCAGCTGGCGGTCCTGGAACACTATCCTCGACGTGCTGGCCGCCGAGCGCGACGTGCTGGCCGTGGACTTACCCGGCCACGGCGCAACCCCCCAGCTGGCCGGCGAAAACTCGATCGCCACCTTGGCCGACGCCGTGACGGGCTTTCTCACCCAGCACGAGCTGCTGGGCATTGATGCCGTGGGCAGCTCCATGGGCGCGCGCCTAGTGCTGGAGCTGGCCCGGCGCGGCGGGGTGCTCGGCGCGGTGGTCGCCCTGGACCCGGGCGGCTTCTGGCAGGGCTGGCAGATTCCCTTTTTCTACCATTCGGTGGACCTGTCGGTCAAGCTCGTCAAAGCCCTGCAACCGGTGATGCCCGCCCTGGCTGGTTCGGCGCTGGGACGCACGGTGCTGCTGCCCCAGTTTTCGGCCCGGCCCTGGGCCGTGGAGGCGCAGCTGGCCCGCGACGAGATGCACTCCTTCGCCCACTCGCCCGCCTTCGCTGAACTGCTCGACCAGCTGGCGCACGGCCCCGTGCAGCAGCCCGCCCCCCAGGGCAGCATCCCCGCGCCCCTGGTCATCGGCTGGGGCCGGCAGGACCGGGTGTGTTGGCCGAGTCAGTCCAAACTGGCGCTGGCCAAATTCCCCGATGCGCGCCTGTATTGGTTTGCGCACTGTGGCCACTTCCCGCAGTGGGATCAGCCCGCCGAAGCCGCCCGCCTGATTCTGGCCGTGACCAGTCGCCAGCCCTTCCCCGAGGCGTCCCTTGCCCGGGCCAAACCAGCCAAGGCCGCGCCCGCTTGGCCCACAGTGGCCGTTGCGGGGGCCGCCTTGGCGCTGGTGGCGGGTAGCCTCTGGCGGCGGTCGGCGCGTCGAAACGGTAGGCAGCAGGACCGCTAG